One genomic segment of Ictalurus punctatus breed USDA103 chromosome 12, Coco_2.0, whole genome shotgun sequence includes these proteins:
- the cldn10e gene encoding claudin 10e: MEVRETQIWGFLLTVLGWIFIACSLAMEGWKVAAAGGQGGSSVVYITWYWSSLWRTCTTSSNAVSNCYDFPVLWSVENNVQIVRALLMGGVAIGILGFILSLVGMECTYIGGKEKEKNRAIFIGSLCHTTSGLLSAAGYAVYARNITAEFFNPSFELKFDLGTPLFVGWAGSIFQFTGGLLYMISIYKLWSLDRRTIEDTVPAEEAVALHSIPTNISNSSDLPSKVSTVSELSLKSSSTLSSVSHKSHHLSKA; the protein is encoded by the exons ATGGAGGTCCGTGAAACGCAGATCTGGGGATTTTTACTGACCGTATTGGGATGGATTTTCATTGCTTGCTCTTTGGCAATGGAGGGCTGGAAGGTGGCCGCTGCTGGCGGCCAGGGAGGCAGCTCTGTCGTCTACATTACTTGGTATTGGTCCAGTCTGTGGCGGACCTGCACCACTTCCTCTAATGCTGTCTCCAACTGCTATGACTTTCCCGTGCTCTGGTCCGTGGAAA ATAATGTCCAGATTGTGAGGGCACTACTAATGGGTGGAGTAGCCATTGGCATTTTGGGGTTCATTCTGAGCCTGGTAGGGATGGAATGCACTTACATAGGAGgcaaagagaaggagaagaacagAGCCATCTTCATAGGAAGCCTCTGTCATACTACCAGTG GTTTGTTATCTGCAGCAGGGTATGCTGTCTATGCTCGCAACATTACAGCAGAATTCTTCAATCCTAGTTTTGAATTAAA GTTTGATCTGGGCACACCATTGTTTGTTGGATGGGCTGGAAGTATATTTCAATTTACTGGAGGGCTCTTGTACATGATATCAATTTATAAGCTCTGGTCTCTGGACAGGAG GACAATTGAGGATACAGTTCCTGCTGAAGAAGCCGTAGCCCTGCATTCCATTCCCACAAATATCTCCAACTCCTCTGACCTTCCCTCCAAGGTGTCTACTGTGTCTGAGCTCTCCTTAAAGTCATCTTCCACTTTGTCCAGTGTCTCACATAAGTCTCACCATCTTTCCAAAGCCTGA
- the cldn10a gene encoding claudin-10a, whose translation MGKMVMEIVALLLSISGWVLISSTLPTDYWKVSSVDGTVITTATFWSNLWKTCVTDSTGISNCKDFPSMLALDAYIQVCRGLMISGVCLGFFGAILALVGMKCTKIGGSETTKARITCLSGLHFILSGVCSLATCSLYAHRITSEFFDPLFVAQKFELGAALFIGWAGSVLCFLGGSIFCFSMTEGFSMREYTYTGVTSFMKTQSKNGKSPVSSEKGAADQGYSVRQFGRNAYV comes from the exons ATGGGAAAGATGGTTATGGAGATTGTTGCTTTGCTGCTTAGTATATCAGGCTGGGTTCTGATCTCCTCCACACTGCCCACTGACTACTGGAAAGTGTCCTCTGTGGATGGAACAGTCATCACAACAGCAACCTTTTGGTCCAATCTCTGGAAGACATGTGTGACGGATTCAACTGGAATCTCCAACTGCAAGGACTTCCCTTCCATGCTGGCTTTAGATG CTTATATTCAGGTGTGTCGTGGGCTGATGATCTCTGGAGTGTGCCTGGGTTTCTTTGGGGCCATTCTGGCCCTAGTGGGAATGAAATGCACAAAGATAGGTGGCTCTGAGACTACCAAGGCCAGGATTACCTGCCTCTCTGGACTACATTTTATCCTCAGTG GTGTCTGTTCATTAGCAACATGTTCACTATATGCTCACAGAATAACCTCTGAGTTTTTCGACCCTTTATTTGTGGCACAAAA GTTTGAGCTGGGGGCTGCACTGTTTATTGGATGGGCAGGATCTGTCCTTTGCTTTTTGGGGGGCAGTATCTTCTGCTTCTCCATGACAGAGGGCTTCAGCATGAG GGAATACACCTACACTGGAGTCACCTCTTTCATGAAAACTCAAAGCAAAAATGGCAAAAGTCCTGTAAGTTCTGAAAAAGGTGCCGCAGATCAAGGCTACTCTGTGAGGCAGTTTGGGAGAAATGCCTATGTGTAA